A segment of the Xenorhabdus bovienii SS-2004 genome:
TCCCGTGAAATAGGCTTGCCCTTCACTACTGACAATTGTGCTGCTGGGCTTGTCGAGATCATGCTGTTTCTCCAACGTAGCAATGGCACCAAAAGGCACTGACTGACCTTGGTATGAAAGAAACATCAATACCCTGCTGCCAATTCGTGTCTGAAAATTAGCCAGAGTAAGCGCACCTTTTGTCGGAACAACAAATTGCGTATTGATATCAATATCAACATCATCAGCAAAAGAATGAGGATCAAGTGCGACCCGGTTTTTTCGGTAACTGCTGGCATAAGGTACAACGGCGTAGCCGTTCCCGTCAGTAGTAACGCCCGTATTATTGGCTACCTTGACGCCTTTTGCGCCTTCGGCTCGAACCAATACCGCCGTTTCGCCCAGTTCCTGGGAGAAAGTCAGACCGTAAGGGTGTGCAATAATTCCCCCACTGACACCGTAATTCATCTGCCTGCCGTGGTGTTGATAGTTATAACCGGCATTGAGCCGACCATAGGCTCCCTTATACCCGGCATAAATATTTCCACTGACGCCATCCCCTTGATTGGTATAACTCTGTTGCAGGCTGTAGTGCAGGTTATTATCCTCCAGTACCGTACCATTCAGGCTGACCTGTTGCGAAGCGGGGCTGTTTTTACCTGAAGTCAGGCTGTAACTGGCCCAACTATTTTTCAGCCAGCGGTCGAGAGGCACATGAACACTGAATGAGAATAATTGGTCATGATTGCCAGAGTCGGGAGTGCGGCTATAGGTATAATTCAAGCCGTAATTGATACCACGGTGACTCATGTTATAACCCGCACCGAGACCACGTTCATGACTACTCTGCCCCCAGTAATCCTGCTGGAATGCCGTGACATACAATCCGCCGAAATCCCCCAATATTTGATTAACTTGCACTTGTAGTTTGCTTTTCTTATTGATACGGCCAAACAACCGATGGTTGCTATTGAGGTTATCAGCATGATTGGCATCATCGAAATCGTAAAAACCTTTAGTCGAATAGCGATACCCTGCCACAGTTAAATTCGTTCCTGTCAGTGAAAGCGCTTTCAAATACTGTAGTCGGTAAGCCTGCCCTTGGGATTTTTTGTCTGATGGCAATTGGGTATTAGCATGGGTAGCATCAAAAGAAAGCGAGCCGACATTGCCCAAATCGATTCCTGAACCTAACACCATAGATTGATAATCACGGGATAACATGACACCACCATATGCGGTGAGATTATTGTGAAGCCCGTAGATCAAAGTACCTTGAAAGAAATAAGGTTTGCGACTGCGGCTGTAGGGTGAGCGATAATGTCCCATTGTCAGCGAATATTTCAGGCTATCTTTCCTCAGCATAATGGGTGCAGCAGAAAACGGTTGTATAAAACGACGTTCCCGGCCATCCGCTTCTTTGATAATGATTTCTAAATTCCCACTGGTGGTGGTTGGATAAAGATCGGTTAATACAAATGGCCCCTGTGCAACATAGGTCTGATAAATCACATAGCCATTCTGCTTGATTGTGACCTGAGCATGACTTTGAGCAATCCCGCTTACAACCGGTGCAAAACCTTTCATACTGTCCGGCAGCATATTTTCGTCAGAAGCAAGCTGAATCCCGCGAAATTCTATCCCATCAAAAAGATAAGAAGGCGTGAAACTATCACCGACGATCAACTGTCCTTTGAGAGCATGAATATCACGTTGAAGATAAGATTTAATACTCCGCCAATTTTTGTGCTGGCTGGTATAAGTGGAATAATTTCGCAAACGCCATGCCTGCCAATTAACGCCGGTTTGCAGATTTAAATAATTGTTCTGATTGGTTCTCCGATTATCCTGCCAGTTTGTTGACCCACTATAATGGTAGTTAACCAATAAAGCCGTCATTCCCTGATCCCATGACTCAGGCGAAATATAACCTCTCACCTGATGATTCAGCGCAATTTGAGGAATGCTGATATCCAGCCGTTGTCGATTAAAATCAAACTTCGTGCTGGCTGAAGGAATATACTCGCTGATATTAGTAATCACCTCTTCTGACGGTAAATTCATCAACACCGGAAAAGCATTGATTTTCACCCCTAAATCCTGCAATTTTTGCACAGTGAGTTTTGGCCGCAGTTCACCATCATTTAAAATAAATTCAACATTACCCGTATCAATACTTTCTTTATTCAAATAGGTATCGACCCAATATTTACCAGGAGGTTGCGTGGAAGTATTAAAAATAGAAAGATCAATATCATCAGGAAAATTATCTCCTATTCTCAGCGCATGGATGTTGAAATTATTTTCAGCATAAGATTTAAAATGATAAGAAAAACTCCCTATCATAATAAATATAGACAGCCATAATCGATAATACTTGCCTTCGCATAATCTCTTGGCAATATTATGCTTTATATTTTTTGACATATTCAATATTCTGACAATCTAATGAAAATTAATAAATAGCCTAAAGACCTGCGAATTCTTCCTGTGTGACTCCACCGTAATCATTGATTGCTTTCCAGCTGACACTTTTCGCATTTTTGACAGGCAATGGCCAATTTGCTTGGCTGAAGGGGTTAACCATTCCCGCCCCTTCGACTTCTTTTCCGTCCACTTTTAGATGTGAAAAAGAAATAAAATAAGGTGTCGAATTCTCTGCAATTAATACACCATTTTCTTTCCTGAACTTGATACGCTTATAAGCCTCCCCCGAATTTTCTTCCAGTTGTGTAGGGCGGTAAAATAGTTTTAATCGCGAGTTAACAACAATCTGTAACTGATTGACATCTGCATTTGATTTTACAGTTTCAGGAATAGATGTCACATTCAGCCAGAATATAGACTCCCTATCCATTGGCAATCCATCACTCACTTTAATAATCCGCAAAATATTTTCGTTATTTGCGGGTAACTTAAATAAAGGAGGTGTCACGATAAATGGAGTTTTTGTTTTCTCATTTTCATCCTGAATCCAGCTCTGAATAAGGTAAACAGATTCTTTCTCTAAGTTATTGACAGATACAGAAACCTCTTTCTTATCACTTAAGTAAACAACACGAGTTCCTCCAATAACCACACCACCCGCCATTGCAAAATGACTACTGAAAAAATATAAAAACATCATTATCAACAAACGATGACACTGCACAGTCGTTTCTCCAATCAATCATGATTAATGTATTTAATTAAATAAGGCATCCCTGCCTTATATTTAAGTGTGGAATACCGTGATTTATTAGTTATACACTACAGTAAAACGCGCTACCGCATTAGCCGAACCTGCGGAAACATTGTCACTCGTCGCTACGTATTTAGCAATAAATGGCAACTCTGCTGCCCCTTTTTCAATTGCATATGATTTAGAATCTTTATATAAACCAACCAGATTGTCTGAGTTATCTTCATAAATACCGATAGCAACGCCCTTGGCATTTTTGCTGTCTGTTGTCAGAGCTAAAAGTTTGCCTTTGCTTTCATGAGAAGAACCATCAAATTTAACAAGCGCATTTTTAATTTCGGTTGGGCATTCAGTTAATTTAATACTGAATTTTGTTGCTGCCGCAACTTTATTTTCACCAGAAAATTCTTTAACACTAACTTTACCCATATTCACCGTTTGATTTGCAGAAGCGGCATCAATTTCACACGTTTTATCCGTTATTTCACCTTTAAAGTTAACCGTACCAATAGTTGCATTTGCAGTTGTAGCAAATAAAGAAGATACAAATAAAGAAGAAATAATCAGCTTGAATTTCATTAAATTAAACCTCATTAATCAATACACAAAAACAATTCCCCCGACTGATACAATACGATAGGGAAGTTAGTTCATTAACTTAATAGATACTCATGCAGCATGTAGAGTACCTATAATCATTATCTTTTATCCAGTCACCCTCTTACGTGGCCAGTTCAAGGGTTTGTTTGGCAAATCACAGATAAGACAAGACAATAGTAGCCTTAATGTCATATAGATCAACATAATAAATCGATAAATATTAATATTTAGAATATTACACCAAAATATTGAGAAATATTTACTGAATGTCATTATATATAGATGAAATTAATGAATATAATTCTAAATATTTAAATATTTAAACATAATATATAATTATCAAACTAATGATTATCATCACTTACTAAATATTAACGATAGTTTTCTTATCATTATAAAATGATCAGTTTAGTTATATTTGCAATAAGTTACCGGGTCATGACTCCAAAGGGTTGTAATAATGTTTTTCAATATATGCGCCAATGAGTTTTTTGTGGATTTCCATTGAACGTGAGTAACAAATGGTTCTTTTTGCCAACCTTTTGATATGAATTCGCAGACTGAGATTATGCCACTCTATACGTTGGGTAAAAATTTTGCCTACCAGATATTTTTTCCGGCATAACTTCCCCAGTTATCGGTCGTGATGAAACGAATATTAAAAGGCACCAATAAGTTGAGCAATTTTCGGCAGGTTGCATCCGTTCGGGGGCCAAAGACATGGGCGATGACTTGTTTCCTTTTCGTATCAAAAGCATACCAAAGCCAATGACGTTACTTTTTATTGCCTATAAAAGACCACTGCTCATCCAATTCACAGATAAGTGTGACATCGTCATAAGCGATCTATCGCGATGTTACTTGTTTTGGCGAGAGTTTTTTAATGTCCGCATCACCGTATTGATACCGAGACCTAATACACGGCCTGTGTCTCTCACGCCAGAGCCATTCATTGCCATATCCACAATTTTTTCTTTCATATCCGGTTTATGGCCGTTGTAACGATAGTTGAGTTGAAAGGTTCTTTGGCAACCTTTGCAATAGTAGCGAGGGAAGCCGGCCTTACCTGTTCCGTGTTTGCGTACAGGTTCTGCTTGGTCGCAATATCGACAAGTCACTTCTATCGTAACAGTCATGATGATATCCCATTAAAAAGTACAAGAATATCAAATTAACGCTTTGAAGTCATGACCGAAACAGTATCGTTAGTTATATTATCGATGTGTGATTTGCATGATTGATATGAACCCGCAGAAAGTTGCGGGTTAGAATTTTAGTTATTTTTTTATTTCTTCGAGAGGAGAATAGCGTGACTCTATTTTTACATTAACAAGGAATTCACGAGAATTATCACCGTAATTACCTGGGGAGTCAAAGAACACAAATATTAACTCCCCATCCTCAGGAACCGTTTTATGAAGCACACCATTCCCTATTCCGTAGGTTTTATTACCGATTTTAGCAATGAGTGTGTCGTGTAGCGTCGGTTTTTTAGGTAAAGTACCCTGAGGTGCTGCCCAGTAGTTGTCTGGATGGCCATACTTCACCCATCCCTTAGCAACAATAGATATAACATCTCCCGCCTTGAGGATAAGCCCTGTGGGTTGGCCTTTTTCAAGTTTAGCAGGAACAGCTCCAGACCAATCGTACATAGTATTACCTCCAATCATTATGTTTTGAAAGCGACTTTATCAGTTTATGAAGGCGGGCTACTTCTCCGCCTGTGAACATCCATAAAATAGGTTCATCAATACTGGAGAGAACTTCTGATTAGGATGGCATGGAATGGCTGTTTGGAAATTAATAAAATCCATATCCCCCTGATAAAACTATGAGTTTAAAGGGGACAATCCTCCCCTTTAACTTAACTCATTGATATTGCTTATTTCTGCCAGAGAGCCAGAATTCCGGTCATGTATTAAATGGTTAGTTGCTGTGATATGCTTCCGGCTTTTTAAGGATGAAGTATGGCCAAAGTTGATGTCTATTGCCGTTATTGCCACAAATCAGAACAGGTCAAAGGACATGGGAAAGGAAATGGCGGACATCCTCGTTATCGCTGTTATAGCTGCTGTAAGGTCTTTCAGTTGGCGTATACCTATCAGGCCTGCAAACCCGGCGTTAAAGAACAGATTGTCGATATCGCGATGAATAACGGGGGAATTCGTGACACCGCTCGGATCCTAAAAGTCGCCACCGCCACCGTCATGAAAACATTAAAAACCTCAGACCCCGAAACGTAACGACACTTCCCCTTGCGGAATGTGGCATCCAGATTGTCTGTGAAATCGACGAGCAATGGTCGTTTGTCGGCAATAAGAAAAACCAACGCTGGCTTTGGTATGCTTGGGAACCCCGCCTGAAGCGAATAGTGGCTCATGTTTTTGGCGATCGCAGTCGAAAAACGTTAGACAAGCTGCTTACCCTCTTATCTTCCTTTACTATTCGGTTTTACTGCACGGATGACTATGTTGTTTATGACCCACTTCCCGAGGAAGAGCACTTGACTGGAAAGGCGTTTACTCAGCGTATAGAGAGAACGAATTTAACGCATCGTACCCGAATCAAAAGGCTGAATAGAAAAACCATTGGGTATTCAAAATCGGAAGAAATGCACGATAAAGTGATAGGAACCTTTATTGAACGTGAACATTATTTTTAATACCTAATCTAATCATTTAATACATGACCAATTCCTTGGGGTCTGGAGCAGGGATGGGGTTTTAAGTAAAGTAAAAACAGCTGTATACATGGGTTTTTATAACGATAATATGTGGAGGGAGTTAGCGACAGGGGAATATTCAGAGCACGTCCCTGTATATAATAGAAATTTCAGAGAATGGCAAAAGAAACACAATAAAGGAGGGGATTTTATTGTTTTTTCAGATGTTTTATGGATTTCTCCGCTGCCAAAGGATAGAGTGATTTATTTATGATTGTAAAAAAAACAGCAAAGTATATTTTATATTTTATGCTGATCATACTTTTCTTATGGTGGTTAATGAGATGGTCCCCACCACCCTGTGAGCGGTATGCTGGCAGGGTGTTTCTTTCAGGAGAAGACCATCATGCAAAACGTTACGCTTATTGGTATTGATCTCGGCAAACATTCTTTCCACGTTCACTGTCAGGACAAATCAGGAAAGGCCCTGCTGCGTAAAAAATTTACCCGCGCCAGACTGATGGAGTTTTTAGCGGGATCGCCATCAGCGACTGTTGTAATGGAAGCCTGCGCCGGTGCTCACTTTATGGCTCGCCGGATCGCTGCTTTTGGTCACGAAGCGAAGCTGATTTCTCCACAATTTGTTCGTCCTTTTGTAAAGAGCAACAAGAACGATTTTGTGGATGCTGAAGCCATATGCGAAGCTGCATCTCGTCCCTCCATGCGATTTGTGCAACCACGAACAGAGGCGCAACAAGCTATGCGCGCCCTGCATCGGGTCAGAGAATCACTGGTCAGAGACAGGGTTAAAACCACTAATCAGATGCACGCTTTTTTACTGGAATTTGGCATCAGTATGCCGATCGGAACCGCCGTGATAAAAAGACTTTCAACCGTCTTGGCAGAGAACGAACTTCCTCCCTATCTGGCACAGTTGCTGATGCGCTTACATGCCCATTATCTTTATCTTGTCGAACAGCTCACCGAGCTTGAGACGGCACTGGAGCAGGAGCTGAGACGTGATGAAACAGGACAGCGTCTTCAGACAATACCGGGCGTGGGTCCGATAACTGCCAGCGTCTTATCATCGCAGCTGGGCGATGGTAAGCAGTATGGCTGTAGCCGGGATTTTGCTGCTTCAACCGGTCTGGTACCACGCCAGTACAGCACGGGTGGCAAAAATACGCTTTTAGGGATAAGTAAACGCGGAGACAAAAATCTGCGACGGTTACTTGTCCAGTGCGCCAGAGTCTTTATCCAGAGAATCGATTATCAGTCAGGAAGGCTGGCTGAATGGGTAAAGGCTCAGCTTGAGCGAAAACACTCAAATGTTGTGGCCTGTGCGCTGGCCAACAAATTAGCCCGGATAGCCTGGGCAATCACAACACGGCAAACTGTGTTCGAAAGGTAACGACGACGCCAGTCTGACTGGCAGGTTAATCGTTAATTAAAGCAGTTCCCAATCTGGTTTTGCGAAGACTGATTATTGATGACATGAACGGCTTATCGACCTGATGGAATCCTGACATAAAAAATGGCTCTCTGAAGCCGTGCGGTTTTTTAGGCTTATCAGGTGCGGAACTCATCGAGGCGCGGGCATCCCTGCCCATAGTGACGCCGGATAGATTTAAGCAAGCCAACATCAATCAAAAATCAGTGTTGCAAAAAAGGTGGGGACCATAGATTTTTAGGCTTATCAGGTGCGGAACTCATCGAGGCGCGGGCATCCCTGCCCATAGTGACGCCGGATAGATTTAAGCAAGCCAACATCAATCAAAAATCAGTGTTGCAAAAAAGGTGGGGACCATAGATTTTTTATCACATGTTACTTTTTTTAAAGAAAGTGACACGCTGAGCGAAGTTAACTCTGGTGAAAGTGACTATTACGCCAAATATTACAAGCCGGAACCTATTAATTTATTTGGGATTTATCTAACCATAATGGAGAAAGAGCCTATTTTTGTGGTTTTATATGATAAAGAGGATAAATATATATACGCAATTAACTTGAAGATGCGGGTTTTAAAATCTGGAAGTTATCAGTCAACCGAGTGGTGAGTTCTTTCGCTTTTTCTGGCAATGTGACATGAAAAAAGTGGCGCAGCGTTTCACGGAATGTTTTGGTATCCGGAAAATAGACATTGTTTCGTACCTGCTCATTCACATACTTCCATAATCGCTCAATCGGGTTGAGATTAGGGCTGTAAGGCGGCAGGTAGTGCAACTCAATATTCAAAACCTCGGCAAAAAATTGGACGACTCCGGAACGGTGATAACCCGCACCATCCAGAATAATGTGGATTTTTTGCGAAAGTGGATAGGTTTCCCGGATTGAGCCGAAAAAAAGGACGACATTTTTCGCGTTAATCGTCGGATATTCACGAACAATAGTCTCTTCAATCCGTTGTAAATTAAGGGCACCCATGATGTTGAGTCGAGTACGACTGCCTGTGGTTTCAACCACTTTGACGTGCTTCCGCCCGCTCTTCATCCAGCCATAACTTAATTTTGTGGACAGGGTCGGGTGAACCGCATCAATAAATAAAATAGGCGCATTCTGGCCACATTCTTCTTTCAGCGCGTTGTAGGTTTCAATAAACTGTTGCTGTTTATCCGCATCAAATTTATGCGGAGCACCCATTGGCTTCTTGTAGCTGAAACCTTGACGGTGAAGCCATTTCGTCATTCCTGCGACAGTGAAAGTCACCTGCCATCGTGCCCGAACATAGGCCACAATTTGTGCGGTAGTGTGCATCAAATTTGCCATCAGATACTCAACTAATTCTGTTGTTTGTTCGGCAGACAAACGGCTTTCAGAGCCCCCATTTTCAGGGGCGAGTTTTTCCTCAGAGAAGTAATCTTTCAGATGGCGGCTCACCGTACTTTCATGGATCCGCAAAGCCTGAGCAATCATCTGGGCAGTCCAGCCTTCTGAGGCCAAAAGCACGGCCTTGATGCGGTCACGTACTCGTCCATCGCGAGTCGTATCATGCATCAATTCGAGGGCGTCTTTTTGGGCATCTGTTAGATTAATTTTCATGGGCGCAATCATGATCTGATACAAATGAAAAATCAAGCATCTTCAATGACGACGGGTATA
Coding sequences within it:
- a CDS encoding fimbria/pilus outer membrane usher protein; the encoded protein is MSKNIKHNIAKRLCEGKYYRLWLSIFIMIGSFSYHFKSYAENNFNIHALRIGDNFPDDIDLSIFNTSTQPPGKYWVDTYLNKESIDTGNVEFILNDGELRPKLTVQKLQDLGVKINAFPVLMNLPSEEVITNISEYIPSASTKFDFNRQRLDISIPQIALNHQVRGYISPESWDQGMTALLVNYHYSGSTNWQDNRRTNQNNYLNLQTGVNWQAWRLRNYSTYTSQHKNWRSIKSYLQRDIHALKGQLIVGDSFTPSYLFDGIEFRGIQLASDENMLPDSMKGFAPVVSGIAQSHAQVTIKQNGYVIYQTYVAQGPFVLTDLYPTTTSGNLEIIIKEADGRERRFIQPFSAAPIMLRKDSLKYSLTMGHYRSPYSRSRKPYFFQGTLIYGLHNNLTAYGGVMLSRDYQSMVLGSGIDLGNVGSLSFDATHANTQLPSDKKSQGQAYRLQYLKALSLTGTNLTVAGYRYSTKGFYDFDDANHADNLNSNHRLFGRINKKSKLQVQVNQILGDFGGLYVTAFQQDYWGQSSHERGLGAGYNMSHRGINYGLNYTYSRTPDSGNHDQLFSFSVHVPLDRWLKNSWASYSLTSGKNSPASQQVSLNGTVLEDNNLHYSLQQSYTNQGDGVSGNIYAGYKGAYGRLNAGYNYQHHGRQMNYGVSGGIIAHPYGLTFSQELGETAVLVRAEGAKGVKVANNTGVTTDGNGYAVVPYASSYRKNRVALDPHSFADDVDIDINTQFVVPTKGALTLANFQTRIGSRVLMFLSYQGQSVPFGAIATLEKQHDLDKPSSTIVSSEGQAYFTGMPTRGKLQVKWGSQNTKTCLANYTLPEKQTLSGHPLSGINTMKVNCE
- a CDS encoding fimbrial biogenesis chaperone; amino-acid sequence: MQCHRLLIMMFLYFFSSHFAMAGGVVIGGTRVVYLSDKKEVSVSVNNLEKESVYLIQSWIQDENEKTKTPFIVTPPLFKLPANNENILRIIKVSDGLPMDRESIFWLNVTSIPETVKSNADVNQLQIVVNSRLKLFYRPTQLEENSGEAYKRIKFRKENGVLIAENSTPYFISFSHLKVDGKEVEGAGMVNPFSQANWPLPVKNAKSVSWKAINDYGGVTQEEFAGL
- a CDS encoding fimbrial protein, yielding MKFKLIISSLFVSSLFATTANATIGTVNFKGEITDKTCEIDAASANQTVNMGKVSVKEFSGENKVAAATKFSIKLTECPTEIKNALVKFDGSSHESKGKLLALTTDSKNAKGVAIGIYEDNSDNLVGLYKDSKSYAIEKGAAELPFIAKYVATSDNVSAGSANAVARFTVVYN
- a CDS encoding LecA/PA-IL family lectin — translated: MYDWSGAVPAKLEKGQPTGLILKAGDVISIVAKGWVKYGHPDNYWAAPQGTLPKKPTLHDTLIAKIGNKTYGIGNGVLHKTVPEDGELIFVFFDSPGNYGDNSREFLVNVKIESRYSPLEEIKK
- a CDS encoding IS1 family transposase (programmed frameshift), translating into MAKVDVYCRYCHKSEQVKGHGKGNGGHPRYRCYSCCKVFQLAYTYQACKPGVKEQIVDIAMNNGGIRDTARILKVATATVMKTLKNLRPRNVTTLPLAECGIQIVCEIDEQWSFVGNKKNQRWLWYAWEPRLKRIVAHVFGDRSRKTLDKLLTLLSSFTIRFYCTDDYVVYDPLPEEEHLTGKAFTQRIERTNLTHRTRIKRLNRKTIGYSKSEEMHDKVIGTFIEREHYF
- a CDS encoding DUF6402 family protein codes for the protein MHDQFLGVWSRDGVLSKVKTAVYMGFYNDNMWRELATGEYSEHVPVYNRNFREWQKKHNKGGDFIVFSDVLWISPLPKDRVIYL
- a CDS encoding IS110 family transposase; the encoded protein is MQNVTLIGIDLGKHSFHVHCQDKSGKALLRKKFTRARLMEFLAGSPSATVVMEACAGAHFMARRIAAFGHEAKLISPQFVRPFVKSNKNDFVDAEAICEAASRPSMRFVQPRTEAQQAMRALHRVRESLVRDRVKTTNQMHAFLLEFGISMPIGTAVIKRLSTVLAENELPPYLAQLLMRLHAHYLYLVEQLTELETALEQELRRDETGQRLQTIPGVGPITASVLSSQLGDGKQYGCSRDFAASTGLVPRQYSTGGKNTLLGISKRGDKNLRRLLVQCARVFIQRIDYQSGRLAEWVKAQLERKHSNVVACALANKLARIAWAITTRQTVFER
- a CDS encoding IS630 family transposase, encoding MKINLTDAQKDALELMHDTTRDGRVRDRIKAVLLASEGWTAQMIAQALRIHESTVSRHLKDYFSEEKLAPENGGSESRLSAEQTTELVEYLMANLMHTTAQIVAYVRARWQVTFTVAGMTKWLHRQGFSYKKPMGAPHKFDADKQQQFIETYNALKEECGQNAPILFIDAVHPTLSTKLSYGWMKSGRKHVKVVETTGSRTRLNIMGALNLQRIEETIVREYPTINAKNVVLFFGSIRETYPLSQKIHIILDGAGYHRSGVVQFFAEVLNIELHYLPPYSPNLNPIERLWKYVNEQVRNNVYFPDTKTFRETLRHFFHVTLPEKAKELTTRLTDNFQILKPASSS